The following DNA comes from Erigeron canadensis isolate Cc75 chromosome 3, C_canadensis_v1, whole genome shotgun sequence.
aactttcatatTCATCTCTCTActtaaatttcaaccaatcattttttttctctctcatcaataaatcattttattcccctaattcattcaaaatattttatctcaaaaatcgtacatcgataaatcataaaaactaCGAGTATATGGGTGTTTAtaaaatttcattctctttcattagagatgttattcaatatactttcgacgaatttttaaatacgagtgcggagcccgtacggctaaagaatttggctatcacactttatgacccaTCAcatcctataacctatcacactctatgacctatcaacccACCATAGAGGTGTACAAAAAAACCGGGTTGGAACCGAACCCGAAAACGAAACTGAACCCGAAACTGGTCAACAACCGAGTTTGACCCAAACCAGCGGTTAcaaaccggtttgggttttcgggttttattttcggttagaAACTGGGTTGagttcgggtcgggttcggttTTTGGTCAAAAAAACTGAGTCAAACCCAGCCAATAACCGGTCAAAGTTTGACCCcaaaccggtttcaaaccgggtcaggttgggtcaaacccggtttTGGTTCCATTGGCCAAAAACCGATTCGGTTGGGTAGAAACCAGTTTTTGTTCAACTCTAacctaccatctcaccgccgcaatgcgcgggtaccgttctcgtatttataaaagagaaaccttaatatAAAATAGGAGAAGTTTGGACCATCGGATACTCAACTGTTAATTAGAACCATCAGATCagaatgatgatgtcatataccatttataacttttttaaatttaataaatttaaacgagatatgtcacccgggcgttgccccgggagacattacatttgttaacgatttaataaaaaatattattcaagagataatgtgccataaattttttgaagaaaacgtgtattattcaaattattaaaaactgacatcTGTCAATTAAAAAgtgaactgtaaaagttttgtttggAAGTGAAAGTCGTtcacataaaagtttagtgctaaaagtgtaagagacttaaatgttgtggtgaaaattaAAGacaatcaaaaagtataaaaacttggtgctaaaagtataaagggttaaaatgttgtggtcaaaataaaatgaatagaaagtttattattctttacaagttttctcatacatttctttttaatatatgtgttaaaaattttgttgctaaagtgtaagaggttaaaatgttgtatttaaaataaaagattatcaaaaagtagaaaaacttagtgttaaaagtgtaaggggTTAAGATgttatggtaaaaataaaaagattaaaaattttactattattaaaaaatattttagtttagtgctaaaagtgtaaagattgaaagttttgtggtgaaaataaatagaacaaaaagtttactaaaagttatagtttagtgctaaaaatgtaaagattgaaacttatgtggtgaaaataaaataaataaaaagtatactattctttacacgctaaaaagtattatagtttagtgttaaaagtgtaaagattgaaacttctatggtgaaagtaaaaagaataaaaagtatactattactaaaaaatattatagtttagtgttaaaagtgtaaagattaaaagttttgtggttaaaataaatagaacaaaaggtttactaaaaagtattatagtttagtgctaaaaatgtaaagattgaaacttatgtggtgaaaataaaagaaataaaaaatatactattcctTACACGCTTTacgatattttgtttttaatatatactataatatgGTAATTAATTTACAAGACTTGGTTTGTAGGAAAAAAAGCGGGTCGACCCACACCTGACCCGCTTCGACCCGTACCCGTTTGACCCGCATTCCTGAAATGACTCGCTTGAACTCGCATCTGGTTTGACCCGTTACCTAAACCCGTCTAACCAGATCATTTTGCCAGGCCTAGTAGTACTGCTATGACAACACCATACTTTATTtaacaagaacatatatatatgtaagcatTTTTTGCCATATTAAGTctaagtattttttttccccAGACCAAAATTGTTTCTATATGACACATTGCATGTTGTTGTACGTGGATTCtcattaattacaaaaaaaaaaacaaaaaaatcaattGCCGGGTCCATTAGAATTATCGATCGATCTATTCTATTAAGATCAAATAAGATATATCAGCCTTTTAACTAACTCatgtacaaaataaaatacCGTATTTCTGTAAGAAGGATGAAGAGAATATGGTCAAAGCTTCTTATTCTTTGTTTTCCAATGGTCATGGTTTTTAGaaattaataatgatataaaaatgcaTATGGTCATTTTTAAATAATCTTTATAGACTAGAAGAAaagagtatatattatatacatacacatggaTCGGACAGTGTGGATGGAATGAGAAGAAGATATTGAGCGATCGAAATGGACACTTTACAGCCAACATCTATGAAACGAACACTATCAATGGTCTCTGTTCCACCTTAGTCTTTAAGTAATCTAATGTgtggggtggtggtggtggttcaTAATCTCCTCTCATCTTACACATAATACTAAAGACAACAGGATTGCATAATTTAGTTTGGTTTGTTGAATCAAATTTGACTAATCAGTATCCCTTTTTCAGTATTAATGTTGATTGATGTACTTATCTCtatgttataaaatatttgttccttccaaattttttctaactttcaacttttcaacaatgtacacctattaatgcataatgtacaatacatctatataaatttcaaccactcatttttctctctcctaacATCTCAAGcaattatttttctctttcttccataaatcattttattcttttaactcattcaaaatcttttatctcaaaaaccgtatatcgataaattataaaaattatatgggtgttcttaaaacttcatgctctttcattagagctgtcattcgatatactttcgacgaattcttaaatccgagggcagagcccgtacggttaaggcatttggctatcacactcaatgacctatcacctcttatgatctcatactttatgacctatcaccccaccatctcaccgccgtaacgcgCGGGTAATTTGTCTCGTATATAGTTAACTATATGCAGGTTAACCATTACTAAATGCGTTACTATATTGATTTAGGTTGAAATCGATGGCGTAGAatcatctatactatcttataataattatcactttctgTCTCATTAAAGTGttagatgcaaaattaccattttaccattgattaattaatttacatcatcaatctcttatattttaaaatatctctactatatctttacatcaattacttacacccacCACCAACAATAGTTCGTCACCATCACaaccgccgtcaccaccaccaccagtcgtcGTCATGACCAAACCGCTGCCGCATCGtacgggtacaatgctagtagcttaaaagttttattccgtacattattattgaaaagtgtaaatattaGAAGGAAGGATTTTCTTCTGGTTACTATtgcatttttaaattataaacacTCCTACTTTGACCTACACACTCAAATAAATAGTGTAGCTAGCAATTAAGAGAGATTCTTAGACACATGCTCGCTCGATCACTTCTCAATTCTCAGCACCTTCCTAACTTACACATTCCCTGCTAGCTCTACCCCACCCGGCCTCCTCATCCTTATATCCTCACCTCATACTTTGTTTTTTCTCAGCATTTTCAACTTCTTTTCCCATATTATTTCCATTCTCTTCCATATTATTCTCTCTTTACTTTCATCAAATTCTGACCTCAAATTATTTTCTAACACAAATTAtaccaaaaacaaaacacatggGCATGAGTAGCAAACAAGTCTCTAGTGATCATCTTGAGCTCAGTTGGACTCAAAACATGTTAAACACATCAgagacaacaacaacaatattacCATCTTCATCAAACCTCCGCTCAACAAATACGAAACGATCATCGTTACAAACACAACAACCACCACCCGATGCCACCTTGAAGTGTCCACGATGCGATTCATCAAACACAAAATTTTGTTACTATAACAATTACAACAAAACACAACCAAGACATTATTGTAAAGCATGTAAGAGGCATTGGACTAAAGGTGGCACTCTTCGCAATGTCCCCGTTGGTGGTGGCAGAAAAAACAAACGTATGATCAAACGCCCCGCCAACAACGTTAACAACACCGCCACAATTGATCATCACAATTTAGGGCTGTTTGGAGATCGTCAGAAATACATATTTCCACAAGATGATAGTGATAAAGGTAATTTGTTATTTAAACAACCAAATAATGGTAGTAGTGAATTTTCTTGGGATTTCAATGGTGGTTttgctactactactactagtatgcaacaacaacaaaatttagggttttcaatACATTCAAGTTTGACATCCATGGATACAAACACTACTGCCACTATTCCAACTTCTTCTTATGCTCCATTATTGTTATCCGGTTTCAAAGATGATTCAACTGTcaccacaacaacaacaatgatgACGCCGAATTCTTCAATTTCCACGCAACCATGGACGATGCAAGCTCCAACACTACCAATTACTAACATCTTGGAACCAAATAATTTTTGGACATGGAATGACATTGATTATATGGTTCAAGGTGATCATAATATCAACAAACCCTTTGATGAAGGTCCTCATATCAAACACTAAAAATAATGGAGGTGAGATATTATAATTAACTTGACTATAAATTTAAttagatgattttttttttcttttaatttgggcttttaatttgtaagtaattaattatatgggtgtACGTTTTGGATGTATACTGTTCTTTGAAGCTGTGGTTTCTTTTAGTATTTCAGCTTCATGggcatttaattaattatttgtgtgatattaaatttataaaatgtttgtGTCATGAATAGATGATGACGAAAGAATACAAAATGTATAAGTGGGGTTACATAtggaaaattttgattaaaatataATTGGGGGTGATGTGCATGTGAAGGGACATGATCGGGGTCTTATTATACAGCTCAATTCATGGCCGGGTTTGAGTTGATGTTTAGATGAGAAAGAAAGATTCTTTTTGGAATTGTGTTTAATTTGCCCATTCTTCAATTGGAACTTGTGGGACAGTTTATGTTTTCGATCGATCGATCTGTTTTTAtctaaaatgtatatatgtaatcacatttgtgtttaattaacttataagttatatGGATTAACTAAATATCATTTTACTTACGAAAAAGaagcaatatatataataatgcacTTAGTTAATTAAGGTTAGAATGTTTGgtaattatatactatatattattatatatattatctagCATGGAGCTTACAACACATATACATTACTTATAAAACATTGGTTCATTCCAATTTAAACATAGTAATTGATAACCTGcttaaaatatacattttttttccacTAATTTAAACGTTTTTAGCTAACATATCTATAATCTATGatacaaattaaattatttatcgCATACATTTTTAAAGGCATCTC
Coding sequences within:
- the LOC122593594 gene encoding dof zinc finger protein DOF3.2-like, which encodes MGMSSKQVSSDHLELSWTQNMLNTSETTTTILPSSSNLRSTNTKRSSLQTQQPPPDATLKCPRCDSSNTKFCYYNNYNKTQPRHYCKACKRHWTKGGTLRNVPVGGGRKNKRMIKRPANNVNNTATIDHHNLGLFGDRQKYIFPQDDSDKGNLLFKQPNNGSSEFSWDFNGGFATTTTSMQQQQNLGFSIHSSLTSMDTNTTATIPTSSYAPLLLSGFKDDSTVTTTTTMMTPNSSISTQPWTMQAPTLPITNILEPNNFWTWNDIDYMVQGDHNINKPFDEGPHIKH